A stretch of the Mesorhizobium sp. Pch-S genome encodes the following:
- a CDS encoding TRAP transporter large permease subunit: MIAFIAQNMAPIMFASLIIFLLFGYPVAFSLAASGLVFFAIGVELAPFSGGSINLSWPLLWALPENFYGNRVMSNDVLLAIPFFTFMGIVLERSGMAEDLLDTVGQLFGPIRGGLAYAVIFVGALLAATTGVVAASVIAMGLISLPIMLRYGYDRRVASGVIAASGTLAQIIPPSLVLIVLADQLGRSVGDMYAGALIPGLVLTGLYMLYILVMSIIRPNSMPALPPEARTLGQGVWSLVIALLVTGVIGYLAYRYLEPTHGANADILGATLAVIVIYVVAVADKTLNFNMMSRLAQQVVIVLIPPLALIFLVLGTIFLGIATPTEGGAMGAVGALVMAAFKRRLTLDVIKQALASTTRLSSFVLFILIGARVFSLTFYGVNGHLWVEHLLVSLPGGELGFLIVVNILVFVLAFFLDFFELAFIIVPLLAPAADKLGIDLIWFGVLLGVNMQTSFMHPPFGFALFYLRSVAARVPYLDRITGKQIAPVTTGQIYWGAVPFVCIQVLMIGLTIAFPQMVMHYKGKPVDPSTIEIKVPELPGMGLPPLGSAPDAGAGTTPAQPAAPGTDLSQPPNFGGDQPAQPAPSTPDLSKPPSFN, encoded by the coding sequence GTGATCGCGTTCATCGCGCAGAACATGGCGCCGATCATGTTCGCTTCGCTGATCATCTTCCTGCTCTTCGGTTATCCGGTCGCATTTTCGCTGGCGGCAAGCGGACTTGTCTTCTTCGCCATCGGCGTGGAACTGGCGCCGTTCTCCGGCGGTTCGATCAACCTGTCCTGGCCGCTGCTCTGGGCTTTGCCCGAGAATTTCTACGGCAACCGGGTGATGTCGAACGATGTGCTGCTGGCCATCCCGTTCTTCACGTTCATGGGCATCGTGCTGGAGCGGTCCGGCATGGCGGAGGATCTGCTCGACACGGTCGGCCAATTGTTCGGCCCGATCCGCGGTGGCCTTGCCTACGCCGTCATCTTCGTTGGCGCGCTGCTTGCCGCCACCACCGGCGTGGTTGCCGCCTCGGTCATCGCCATGGGACTGATCTCTCTGCCGATCATGCTGCGCTATGGCTATGACAGGCGCGTTGCCTCCGGCGTCATCGCCGCATCGGGCACGCTGGCGCAGATCATTCCGCCTTCACTGGTTCTCATCGTGCTCGCCGACCAGCTCGGCCGGTCGGTCGGTGACATGTACGCCGGCGCCCTGATCCCTGGCCTCGTGCTGACCGGGCTCTACATGCTCTACATCCTCGTGATGTCGATCATCCGGCCAAATTCGATGCCGGCATTGCCGCCCGAGGCACGAACGCTGGGCCAGGGCGTCTGGTCACTCGTCATAGCCCTGCTGGTGACTGGCGTCATCGGCTATCTCGCCTATCGCTATCTCGAACCAACCCACGGCGCCAACGCGGACATCCTTGGCGCCACCCTCGCGGTCATCGTGATCTATGTCGTCGCCGTTGCCGACAAGACACTGAACTTCAATATGATGTCCCGGCTGGCGCAGCAGGTGGTGATCGTGCTGATCCCGCCGCTGGCGCTGATCTTCCTGGTGCTCGGCACCATCTTTCTCGGTATCGCCACACCGACGGAGGGTGGCGCTATGGGTGCAGTTGGCGCTCTGGTCATGGCCGCGTTCAAGAGGCGGTTGACCCTGGATGTCATCAAACAGGCGCTCGCCTCGACAACAAGGCTGTCATCTTTCGTGCTGTTCATCCTGATCGGCGCCCGCGTCTTCTCGCTCACCTTTTACGGCGTCAACGGTCACCTCTGGGTCGAACACCTGCTGGTCTCACTGCCGGGTGGCGAACTCGGCTTCCTGATCGTCGTCAACATTCTTGTCTTCGTGCTGGCCTTCTTCCTCGACTTCTTCGAGCTGGCCTTCATCATCGTGCCGTTGCTGGCGCCTGCTGCCGACAAGCTGGGCATCGACCTCATCTGGTTCGGCGTGCTCCTGGGCGTCAACATGCAGACGTCGTTCATGCATCCGCCCTTCGGCTTTGCGTTGTTCTACCTGCGCTCGGTGGCTGCCCGAGTGCCTTATCTCGACCGCATCACCGGCAAGCAGATCGCCCCGGTCACGACCGGGCAGATCTACTGGGGCGCCGTGCCGTTCGTCTGTATCCAGGTGCTGATGATCGGCCTGACCATCGCCTTCCCGCAGATGGTCATGCATTACAAAGGCAAACCCGTCGATCCGAGTACGATCGAGATCAAGGTGCCGGAACTGCCGGGCATGGGGCTGCCGCCGCTTGGCTCGGCTCCCGATGCCGGCGCCGGTACGACACCGGCACAACCTGCGGCACCCGGCACGGATCTGTCGCAGCCGCCGAACTTCGGCGGCGACCAACCTGCACAGCCGGCGCCATCGACACCGGATCTTTCGAAGCCACCCAGCTTCAACTGA
- a CDS encoding CGNR zinc finger domain-containing protein, with the protein MTVSWIQHRFAGGVLALDTANTVVLRGDPDRGFDRFEDRSEIARFADAASVFRATELGGRRLEAGEPARIAPVVLEIRETTDRLFRGAARDGIYEGSHLSDFLKACSKGVAAVQGKIGEPSRPFGDPETSIAFEAALAVSALSLLGGETTRRLRICANCRWLFVDRSRNCSRLWCDMAVCGNRRKASRHYRRSKEAREIDRG; encoded by the coding sequence ATGACGGTTTCCTGGATCCAGCATCGCTTTGCAGGTGGTGTGCTTGCGCTCGATACGGCCAACACGGTCGTCCTGCGCGGCGATCCCGATCGTGGTTTCGACCGATTTGAGGATCGATCCGAGATCGCTCGGTTTGCGGATGCAGCCAGTGTGTTCCGAGCCACGGAATTGGGCGGACGACGCCTGGAAGCCGGGGAGCCGGCGCGGATCGCGCCGGTGGTGTTGGAGATTCGCGAGACAACAGATCGCCTGTTCCGTGGGGCCGCCCGGGATGGCATCTATGAAGGCAGCCATCTGTCCGATTTCCTGAAGGCCTGCTCCAAAGGTGTTGCAGCCGTGCAGGGCAAGATCGGGGAACCATCACGGCCATTTGGCGATCCGGAAACATCAATTGCCTTCGAAGCCGCGCTGGCCGTTTCCGCCTTGTCACTGCTTGGCGGCGAGACGACGCGCCGTCTGCGGATCTGTGCCAATTGCCGCTGGCTGTTCGTGGACCGCAGCCGCAATTGCAGCCGGCTCTGGTGCGACATGGCGGTGTGCGGAAATCGTCGCAAAGCCAGCCGCCACTACCGCCGTAGCAAGGAAGCGCGGGAGATCGATCGTGGCTAG
- a CDS encoding TRAP transporter small permease subunit: MEGLLALSRGIDRLNEFVGKSVSWLILVSILVSAGNAIIRKLFDVSSNAWLELQWYLFGAAFMLAAAYTLKQNEHIRIDIVYGMWSRRVQHWIDLIGHLFFLMPFVLLMVYMFVPYTLHSFQSGEGSTNSGGLIVWPAKAILLVGFFLLALQGISEIIKKIAIMRGDTEDPNPFVSAHEQAELEGKALAEEVRS, encoded by the coding sequence ATGGAAGGGCTTCTGGCTCTGTCCCGGGGTATTGATCGCCTCAACGAATTCGTCGGAAAATCGGTATCCTGGCTGATCCTGGTGTCGATCCTGGTCAGTGCCGGCAATGCCATCATCCGCAAGCTTTTCGACGTGTCGTCGAATGCCTGGCTTGAGCTGCAGTGGTACCTGTTCGGCGCCGCTTTCATGCTGGCGGCCGCCTATACGCTCAAGCAGAACGAGCACATCCGCATCGACATCGTCTACGGCATGTGGTCGCGCCGCGTGCAGCACTGGATCGACCTGATCGGCCATCTCTTCTTCCTGATGCCGTTCGTGCTTCTGATGGTCTACATGTTCGTGCCCTACACCCTCCACTCTTTCCAGTCAGGTGAAGGGTCCACGAATTCCGGCGGCCTCATCGTCTGGCCGGCCAAGGCTATCCTGCTGGTTGGCTTTTTCCTTCTGGCGCTGCAGGGCATTTCGGAAATCATCAAGAAGATCGCCATCATGCGTGGCGACACGGAAGACCCGAACCCGTTTGTCTCGGCGCACGAGCAAGCCGAACTCGAAGGCAAGGCGCTGGCCGAAGAGGTGCGTTCGTGA
- the fghA gene encoding S-formylglutathione hydrolase: MKTVSTSKSHGGIQGVYSHASDACACDMTFAVFVPPQAKDQPVPVLWYLSGLTCTHANVMDKGEYRRIAAELGLMIVCPDTSPRGEAVPDEKDNWQLGLGAGFYVDATEEPFARNYRMYSYVTAELPALIARNFPADMARQGIFGHSMGGHGALTVALRNADRFRSCSAFAPIVQPTTAGWSKPALEKYLGTDEKAWRSYDATLLLEDGERFPEFLVDQGTADGFLDEGLRPWLLEDACRKAGVALELRMQDGYDHSYNFISTFMDDHLKWHAARLA, translated from the coding sequence ATGAAGACCGTTTCCACGTCAAAGTCGCATGGCGGTATCCAGGGCGTCTATTCGCATGCTTCGGACGCTTGCGCGTGCGACATGACCTTTGCCGTGTTCGTTCCACCGCAAGCTAAGGATCAGCCCGTTCCTGTGCTGTGGTATCTGTCGGGTCTCACCTGCACCCATGCAAACGTCATGGACAAAGGCGAATATCGACGGATAGCAGCCGAACTCGGCCTGATGATCGTTTGCCCGGACACCAGCCCGCGCGGCGAAGCCGTGCCGGACGAAAAGGACAACTGGCAGTTAGGCCTCGGTGCCGGTTTCTACGTCGATGCCACAGAGGAGCCCTTTGCCAGGAACTATCGCATGTATTCCTACGTCACCGCGGAATTGCCAGCGTTGATCGCGCGGAACTTTCCGGCAGACATGGCGCGGCAGGGCATCTTCGGCCACTCCATGGGTGGTCACGGCGCGCTGACCGTTGCGCTCAGGAACGCCGACCGTTTCAGGAGTTGCTCGGCTTTCGCGCCGATCGTTCAACCGACGACGGCCGGCTGGTCGAAGCCGGCGCTGGAAAAATATCTCGGCACCGACGAGAAGGCCTGGCGCTCCTATGATGCCACGTTGCTGCTCGAGGATGGCGAGCGGTTTCCGGAATTCCTGGTCGACCAGGGTACGGCCGACGGTTTTCTCGACGAAGGCCTGCGGCCGTGGCTGCTCGAAGATGCCTGCAGGAAGGCTGGAGTCGCGCTGGAGTTGCGCATGCAGGACGGCTACGACCACTCCTATAATTTCATCTCGACTTTCATGGATGACCATTTGAAGTGGCATGCGGCGAGGCTGGCGTGA
- a CDS encoding TetR/AcrR family transcriptional regulator, whose amino-acid sequence MSDQIFQTADNSDHNDRVSARPRERIVTTAREMFHQHGVRGVGIEAITEAAGTNKMTLYRHFASKDDLIVECLQRAAKESYLKWDELEHQHPGDPKAQLRAWIENAAECISGDWRGCEMANTAVELADDDHPAKRVIEEVKKNHRNCLAKLCARAGLDQPELAADMLGLLLEGARISRQSEGQEGPSARFKRMAEEVIATVGGLNDKT is encoded by the coding sequence ATGAGCGATCAAATTTTTCAGACTGCTGACAATAGTGATCATAACGATCGTGTGAGTGCGCGGCCGCGAGAGCGTATCGTGACCACCGCGCGGGAGATGTTTCACCAGCACGGCGTGCGCGGCGTGGGCATCGAAGCGATCACCGAGGCTGCCGGCACGAACAAGATGACGCTCTATCGTCATTTTGCCTCCAAGGACGATCTCATCGTCGAGTGTCTGCAGCGCGCCGCCAAGGAATCCTATTTGAAGTGGGATGAACTGGAGCACCAGCATCCCGGCGATCCGAAAGCGCAGTTGCGAGCCTGGATCGAGAACGCGGCCGAGTGCATCAGCGGCGACTGGCGCGGCTGCGAGATGGCCAATACCGCTGTCGAACTTGCAGATGACGATCATCCGGCCAAGCGCGTGATCGAAGAGGTCAAGAAGAACCATCGCAACTGCCTGGCCAAGCTCTGTGCCCGCGCTGGCCTCGATCAGCCCGAACTGGCCGCCGATATGCTGGGTCTGCTGCTGGAAGGCGCGCGGATCAGTCGCCAGAGCGAAGGGCAGGAAGGTCCGAGCGCCCGTTTCAAGCGTATGGCGGAGGAAGTCATCGCCACTGTCGGCGGCCTCAACGACAAGACCTGA
- a CDS encoding gamma-glutamyl-gamma-aminobutyrate hydrolase family protein yields MQQPLVAVSTDVRQFDNYTWHAAPRQYLEAAIAGAGVFPVLVPSFGDRLDLDELLSSVDGVMMTGSKSNVHPSLYGGDASEANGPYDPDRDATTLPLIRRAIERGVPLLAICRGIQEMNVALGGSLATEIQEREGSLDHRAPVSDNQDERFAIRQSVSIKPGSCLAGVFGAGDVMVNSVHRQAVDRLGAKLQVEAVATDGTVEAVSVRDSRSFAVGVQWHPEYWVQSDSVSQRVFKAFGDAVRAHAAARAATRAAAE; encoded by the coding sequence ATGCAGCAGCCGCTTGTCGCCGTCTCGACCGATGTCCGCCAGTTCGACAATTACACCTGGCATGCAGCACCCCGGCAATATCTGGAAGCGGCTATCGCCGGCGCTGGTGTATTTCCGGTTCTGGTTCCTTCCTTCGGCGATCGGCTCGATCTGGACGAGCTGCTGTCGTCGGTCGACGGCGTGATGATGACCGGCTCCAAGTCGAACGTGCACCCGTCGCTCTATGGCGGTGACGCCAGCGAGGCAAACGGTCCCTATGATCCCGACCGCGATGCAACGACTTTGCCGCTTATCCGCAGGGCGATCGAACGCGGTGTACCGCTGCTGGCCATCTGCCGTGGTATCCAGGAAATGAACGTTGCGCTCGGAGGCTCGCTCGCCACCGAAATCCAGGAGCGCGAAGGTTCGCTCGATCATCGTGCACCTGTTTCGGACAATCAGGACGAACGCTTCGCCATCCGCCAGAGCGTCAGCATCAAGCCGGGCTCATGCCTGGCCGGTGTCTTCGGCGCCGGCGACGTCATGGTGAATTCCGTGCACCGCCAGGCTGTCGATCGGCTCGGGGCGAAGCTGCAGGTCGAGGCGGTGGCTACCGATGGCACCGTCGAAGCCGTCTCGGTGCGCGATTCCCGCTCGTTTGCCGTCGGCGTGCAGTGGCACCCGGAATACTGGGTGCAAAGCGACAGCGTCTCGCAGCGTGTCTTCAAGGCCTTCGGCGATGCCGTGCGCGCGCATGCTGCCGCCAGGGCAGCGACGCGCGCCGCTGCCGAATAG
- a CDS encoding branched-chain amino acid ABC transporter permease — protein MLYFLQQVLNGLHSGALYALLAFGYALTNGILHRTNLAYGALFAFCGQTMILAAVFGYQILWLTLPATILFASALTFAYAAAASHLLARSLFEPLAESSPNTIAAATLGVALVMTELARIAANTHDVWLSPMLGTPVVFAEAGGFKATLTVIQLLNCLLVALVLLAGSLVLGRSRYGRLWRAVSDDPHAAAMCGTDVHRVFRTAVVIGGLCAALAGILAALYYGNLGFGAGLIYGLKVLFITAVGGYLSPTRAATGAAAYGLAESLWTGYFTVEWRDAWMFLFLVAILVLVGAGRDTRRTI, from the coding sequence ATGCTCTACTTCCTTCAACAGGTCCTGAACGGACTGCACTCAGGCGCGCTCTATGCGCTCCTTGCCTTCGGCTACGCGTTGACCAACGGTATCCTGCATCGGACCAACCTTGCCTATGGTGCACTGTTTGCATTCTGCGGGCAGACGATGATCCTTGCAGCGGTCTTCGGCTATCAGATCCTGTGGCTTACCTTGCCGGCCACCATCCTGTTCGCGAGCGCACTGACGTTCGCCTACGCCGCGGCGGCCAGCCATCTGCTGGCACGCTCGCTTTTCGAGCCACTTGCGGAAAGCTCGCCCAACACGATCGCGGCCGCGACGCTGGGTGTCGCGCTGGTCATGACCGAGCTTGCCCGCATAGCGGCCAATACACATGACGTCTGGCTGTCGCCGATGCTCGGGACACCCGTTGTCTTCGCCGAAGCCGGGGGCTTCAAGGCGACGTTGACGGTCATCCAGCTTTTGAACTGTCTGCTCGTCGCGCTGGTGTTGCTTGCCGGGTCGCTTGTCCTGGGACGATCGCGTTATGGCCGGTTGTGGCGCGCCGTTTCCGACGATCCGCACGCTGCTGCCATGTGCGGAACAGATGTCCATAGGGTTTTCCGCACTGCGGTCGTGATTGGCGGGCTCTGCGCGGCACTGGCCGGGATACTTGCGGCGCTCTACTACGGCAATCTCGGCTTCGGCGCCGGCCTTATCTACGGCCTCAAGGTCCTCTTCATCACCGCGGTGGGTGGCTACCTGTCTCCCACCAGAGCCGCGACAGGGGCAGCCGCCTATGGTTTGGCCGAATCGTTGTGGACCGGATATTTCACGGTCGAGTGGCGTGATGCCTGGATGTTCCTCTTCCTGGTTGCAATCCTCGTCCTGGTCGGCGCCGGGCGCGACACCCGCCGGACCATCTGA
- a CDS encoding FAD-dependent oxidoreductase, translating to MTKQTTEAVVIGGGIAGCTLAYELARRGIGVTVIEQGPIAAESSGRNTGTLLSGPQRSVVEMLDKSVEIYAELADGAVPFEFGRIGHLLISEDDASLEEAGAIVQRYREAGVGMEKVKGAELASDYPRLGFRVAGGYFVERAWTLEPMGATHAFAHAARLAGGRFRTGLRVAQIISRGGRVKGVLTDDGIVAADMVFVANGLWMSDMLRRTIGDGPLPGLPFTAGRGWLIQLGKLDFELPWIVEELTWPDQDELGRLSLAGLADVAAQNDDRPGVEAICLNPMRGGDARLGASVQPAFRDLLRNTDMPRRIAARALRMIPGLGSPAVKNVYPGNRPMLSDGLPVAGRTSVDGLYVHGGMGSIGMHAAPATARWLIDAVLSGDGNPQQSWLRPQRFAGW from the coding sequence GTGACAAAGCAAACGACGGAAGCGGTCGTGATTGGCGGTGGCATCGCCGGATGCACGCTGGCCTATGAATTGGCCCGGCGGGGAATTGGCGTCACGGTGATCGAGCAGGGGCCGATTGCCGCGGAGTCATCCGGACGAAACACCGGCACGCTGCTGTCAGGACCTCAGCGCTCCGTGGTCGAGATGCTCGACAAGAGTGTCGAGATATACGCCGAGCTGGCCGACGGTGCGGTTCCTTTCGAGTTTGGTCGGATCGGGCATCTGCTGATCTCGGAAGACGATGCCAGCCTCGAGGAAGCCGGTGCCATTGTGCAGCGGTACCGCGAAGCCGGTGTCGGCATGGAGAAGGTGAAAGGCGCGGAGCTGGCGAGCGACTATCCCCGGCTCGGCTTCCGGGTTGCCGGCGGCTATTTTGTCGAACGGGCGTGGACGCTGGAGCCTATGGGGGCAACCCATGCCTTTGCCCATGCGGCCCGTCTCGCCGGCGGGCGTTTTCGGACCGGCCTGCGTGTGGCGCAGATCATTTCCCGTGGCGGCAGGGTGAAAGGAGTACTCACCGACGATGGTATCGTTGCCGCCGACATGGTCTTCGTCGCCAATGGTCTGTGGATGTCCGACATGCTGCGCCGGACAATCGGAGACGGGCCGCTACCGGGTCTTCCTTTCACCGCCGGGCGCGGCTGGCTGATCCAGCTCGGCAAGCTGGACTTCGAGTTGCCCTGGATCGTGGAGGAATTGACCTGGCCCGATCAGGACGAACTGGGCCGCCTGTCCCTGGCGGGCCTGGCGGATGTCGCTGCCCAGAACGACGACAGGCCCGGCGTCGAGGCAATCTGCCTCAATCCGATGCGAGGGGGCGATGCCCGTCTGGGCGCGTCCGTTCAACCGGCTTTTCGGGATCTGCTGCGCAACACCGATATGCCGCGCCGTATTGCCGCCCGAGCGCTCAGGATGATCCCGGGACTTGGCTCGCCGGCGGTGAAGAATGTCTATCCGGGCAACCGGCCGATGTTGTCGGACGGATTGCCCGTGGCGGGGCGCACGTCAGTCGACGGCCTCTATGTGCATGGCGGCATGGGCTCAATCGGCATGCATGCGGCGCCGGCAACCGCGCGGTGGCTGATCGATGCGGTGCTTTCCGGTGATGGCAATCCACAGCAATCCTGGCTCAGGCCGCAGCGCTTTGCCGGCTGGTAG
- a CDS encoding TRAP transporter substrate-binding protein, with protein sequence MDRRSFIRKAGVTGAGAAAVATTLAAPAIAQSNPKVTWRLTSSFPKSLDTIYGGAEVFSKMLSEATDGNFQVQVFASGELVPGLQAADAAAAGTVEACHTVAYYYWGKNPTWALGAAVPFALNARGMNAWHYHGGGIALFNEFLGKQGLYGLPGGNTGVQMGGWFRKEINTVADLKGLKMRIGGFAGKVVEKLGVVPQQIAGGDIYPALEKGTIDAAEWVGPYDDEKLGFQKVAPYYYYPGWWEGGPTVHLLFNKAKFEELPANYKSLVHTAAQATDANMLQKYDYVNPGAVKSLVASGAKLRPFSQEILAACFEKANEVYAEMEAGNADFKKIWESIKGFRKEHYLWAQVAEYNYDTFMMIQQRGNKL encoded by the coding sequence ATGGATCGTCGTTCGTTCATCCGCAAAGCCGGTGTTACCGGTGCGGGAGCGGCGGCCGTCGCCACGACACTCGCGGCTCCGGCTATCGCCCAATCCAATCCGAAAGTGACCTGGCGTCTGACGTCGTCTTTCCCGAAGTCGCTGGATACGATCTACGGCGGGGCCGAAGTGTTCTCCAAGATGCTTTCGGAGGCGACTGACGGCAATTTCCAGGTACAGGTCTTCGCTTCCGGCGAACTGGTTCCCGGCTTGCAGGCAGCCGATGCGGCCGCTGCCGGAACGGTTGAGGCCTGTCACACGGTTGCCTATTACTACTGGGGCAAGAACCCGACCTGGGCGCTGGGGGCGGCAGTACCGTTCGCGCTCAACGCGCGCGGCATGAACGCCTGGCATTATCATGGCGGTGGCATCGCGCTGTTCAACGAGTTCCTGGGCAAGCAGGGCCTCTACGGCCTGCCGGGCGGCAACACCGGCGTGCAGATGGGTGGCTGGTTCCGCAAGGAAATCAATACAGTCGCCGACCTCAAGGGCCTCAAGATGCGTATCGGCGGCTTCGCCGGCAAGGTGGTCGAGAAGCTCGGCGTCGTGCCGCAGCAGATTGCCGGCGGCGACATCTATCCGGCGCTGGAGAAGGGCACGATCGATGCGGCCGAGTGGGTCGGCCCCTACGACGACGAGAAGCTCGGCTTCCAGAAGGTCGCGCCTTACTATTACTACCCCGGCTGGTGGGAAGGTGGCCCTACGGTTCACCTGCTGTTCAACAAGGCGAAATTCGAGGAACTGCCTGCCAACTATAAATCGCTGGTGCACACCGCAGCCCAGGCAACCGATGCCAACATGCTGCAGAAATACGACTATGTGAATCCGGGTGCTGTGAAATCCCTGGTGGCTTCGGGCGCCAAGCTGCGACCGTTCAGCCAGGAGATCCTGGCGGCCTGCTTCGAGAAGGCGAACGAGGTCTATGCCGAAATGGAAGCTGGCAATGCCGACTTCAAGAAGATCTGGGAATCGATCAAGGGCTTCCGCAAGGAGCACTATCTCTGGGCGCAGGTGGCCGAATACAACTACGACACCTTCATGATGATCCAGCAGCGCGGCAACAAGCTCTGA
- a CDS encoding S-(hydroxymethyl)glutathione dehydrogenase/class III alcohol dehydrogenase translates to MKTRAAVAVAAGKPLEIMEVDLEGPREGEVLVEVKATGICHTDEFTLSGADPEGIFPAILGHEGAGVVVDVGKGVTSLKKGDHVIPLYTPECRSCPSCLSRKTNLCTAIRATQGQGLMPDGTSRFSIGKDKIFHYMGCSTFSNFTVLPEIALAKVNPNAPFDKICYIGCGVTTGIGAVINTAKVEEGATAVVFGLGGIGLNVIQGLKLAGADMIIGVDLNNDKKAWGERFGMTHFVNPKEIDGDIVPYLVNLTKRGADQIGGADYTFDCTGSVKVMRQALEAAHRGWGKSIVIGVAGAGQEISTRPFQLVTGRTWMGTAFGGARGRTDVPKIVDWYMDGKIEIDPMITHTLKLEEINKGFDLMHEGKSIRSVVVY, encoded by the coding sequence ATGAAAACCCGCGCCGCCGTTGCAGTTGCCGCAGGCAAGCCGCTCGAGATCATGGAGGTGGACCTGGAAGGACCGCGCGAAGGTGAGGTTCTGGTGGAGGTAAAGGCAACCGGCATCTGCCACACGGACGAGTTCACGCTTTCCGGCGCCGACCCGGAAGGCATCTTTCCAGCGATCCTCGGCCACGAAGGGGCAGGCGTCGTCGTCGATGTCGGCAAGGGTGTGACCAGCCTGAAGAAGGGCGATCACGTCATTCCGCTGTACACGCCGGAATGCCGATCCTGTCCTTCATGCCTGTCGCGCAAGACCAACCTGTGCACGGCGATCCGCGCGACCCAGGGCCAGGGCCTGATGCCGGATGGCACCTCGCGCTTCTCTATCGGCAAGGACAAGATCTTCCACTACATGGGCTGCTCGACCTTCTCCAACTTCACCGTGCTGCCCGAGATCGCGCTGGCTAAGGTCAATCCGAACGCGCCGTTCGACAAGATCTGCTACATCGGCTGCGGCGTGACCACCGGCATCGGCGCCGTCATCAACACCGCCAAGGTGGAGGAGGGCGCGACCGCAGTCGTCTTCGGCCTTGGCGGCATCGGGCTCAATGTCATCCAGGGGCTCAAGCTGGCCGGCGCCGACATGATCATCGGTGTCGATCTGAACAACGACAAGAAGGCCTGGGGCGAGCGCTTCGGCATGACGCATTTCGTCAATCCGAAAGAGATCGACGGCGACATCGTGCCATATCTGGTCAACCTGACCAAGCGTGGCGCCGACCAGATCGGCGGTGCCGACTACACCTTCGACTGCACCGGCAGTGTCAAGGTGATGCGCCAGGCGCTTGAGGCAGCGCACCGTGGCTGGGGCAAGTCCATCGTCATCGGCGTCGCCGGTGCAGGCCAGGAGATTTCGACCCGCCCGTTCCAGCTGGTCACGGGCCGCACCTGGATGGGCACGGCCTTTGGTGGTGCTCGCGGCCGCACGGACGTACCGAAGATCGTCGACTGGTACATGGACGGCAAGATCGAGATCGATCCGATGATCACCCACACGCTGAAGCTGGAGGAGATCAACAAGGGCTTCGATCTCATGCACGAAGGCAAGAGCATTCGCAGCGTGGTCGTCTACTGA
- a CDS encoding GntR family transcriptional regulator, protein MDRRGKIGEGRSVRPQTAADGVTAILREAIATGTLAPGAALRQDELAREFGVSRMPVRDALRYLEAEGLVAIHPTRGAVVAAMNAADISELYALRELLEAEALRLSMQKQNPGSLRHAASVIEQLDRETDVGRWGQLNREFHLALYRDCGNRRLLDLIEAQHTASDRYVRIVLSNLDYRERSQDEHRAMLFACMQGDRQAAVGHLTRHFRDACAALLDYMISRNTGS, encoded by the coding sequence ATGGACAGACGGGGCAAGATTGGCGAAGGCAGAAGCGTCAGGCCGCAAACGGCTGCGGATGGAGTGACGGCAATCCTGCGCGAAGCCATTGCCACCGGCACCTTGGCGCCAGGCGCCGCTTTGCGGCAGGATGAGCTCGCCCGGGAATTCGGCGTCAGCCGGATGCCGGTTCGCGACGCGCTCCGCTACCTCGAGGCCGAAGGTCTTGTCGCCATCCATCCGACACGCGGCGCCGTGGTCGCAGCCATGAACGCAGCCGATATCAGCGAGCTTTACGCGCTGCGTGAACTGCTCGAAGCGGAAGCGCTAAGGCTCTCAATGCAAAAGCAGAATCCCGGCAGCTTGCGCCATGCGGCCAGCGTGATCGAACAGCTTGACCGCGAAACCGATGTCGGCCGCTGGGGGCAACTCAACCGCGAGTTCCACCTGGCGCTCTATCGCGACTGCGGCAACCGGCGCCTGCTGGACCTGATCGAGGCGCAGCACACCGCCTCCGACCGCTACGTTCGCATCGTGCTGTCCAACCTCGACTACCGCGAACGGTCGCAGGATGAGCATCGCGCGATGCTGTTCGCCTGCATGCAGGGCGACAGGCAGGCAGCGGTGGGGCATCTGACCCGTCATTTCCGCGATGCCTGTGCGGCACTGCTCGACTACATGATTTCGCGAAACACCGGCAGCTAG